A single Curtobacterium sp. MCSS17_015 DNA region contains:
- the leuA gene encoding 2-isopropylmalate synthase, producing MQNAQRPSGMPIHKYVPFSEQITVDLPDRTWPTKRIDRAPRWCAVDLRDGNQALIDPMDAERKRAMFDLLVQMGYKEIEVGFPSASQTDFDFVRSLIDEGAIPDDVTIQVLTQAREHLIDRTYEAIDGAKQAIVHLYNSTSIVQREVVFRTDVQGVIDIAVAGAHMCKAAEARLQHDTAVFYEYSPESYTGTELEVAVQICNAVLEVFEPTPDRKVIINLPATVEMATPNVYADSIEWMSRNLAHRQDVILSLHPHNDRGTAVAAAELGYMAGADRIEGCLFGNGERTGNVDLVALGMNLFTQGIDPEIDLSDIDQVKRTVEYCNQLPVPERQPWAGDLVYTAFSGSHQDAIKKGLEALEARAEAEGVGVDDVVWAVPYLPVDPKDIGRSYEAVIRVNSQSGKGGVAYLLKTDHALDLPRKLQIEFSGVVQRRTDAEGGEFTSERIWDLFHDEYLPAHVDDDKWGRYEITKTATSSDFDGTTKLSVAMRVDEGTVTAEAVGTGPIDAFLTVMKEQGVAVTLYDYSEHTMSASGDAQAASYVELDVDGVRLWGVGIDADIATASLKAIVSAVNRAVRAGAASGTPELVSA from the coding sequence ATGCAGAACGCACAGCGCCCCTCCGGGATGCCGATCCACAAGTACGTGCCCTTCTCCGAGCAGATCACCGTCGACCTGCCCGACCGCACCTGGCCGACCAAGCGCATCGACCGTGCACCGCGCTGGTGTGCCGTCGACCTGCGTGACGGCAACCAGGCGCTCATCGACCCGATGGACGCCGAACGCAAGCGGGCCATGTTCGACCTGCTCGTGCAGATGGGCTACAAGGAGATCGAGGTCGGGTTCCCCAGCGCCTCGCAGACCGACTTCGACTTCGTCCGCTCGCTCATCGACGAGGGCGCGATCCCCGACGACGTCACCATCCAGGTCCTGACCCAGGCGCGCGAACACCTCATCGACCGCACGTACGAGGCGATCGACGGCGCGAAGCAGGCCATCGTGCACCTCTACAACTCGACGAGCATCGTCCAGCGTGAGGTCGTGTTCCGCACCGACGTGCAGGGCGTCATCGACATCGCGGTCGCCGGGGCGCACATGTGCAAGGCGGCCGAGGCCCGGCTGCAGCACGACACCGCGGTGTTCTACGAGTACTCGCCGGAGTCGTACACGGGCACCGAGCTCGAGGTCGCGGTGCAGATCTGCAACGCCGTGCTCGAGGTGTTCGAGCCGACCCCCGATCGCAAGGTGATCATCAACCTGCCCGCGACGGTCGAGATGGCGACGCCGAACGTGTACGCCGACTCGATCGAGTGGATGTCGCGCAACCTCGCCCACCGGCAGGACGTCATCCTGTCGCTGCACCCGCACAACGACCGCGGCACCGCCGTCGCCGCCGCAGAGCTCGGTTACATGGCCGGGGCCGACCGCATCGAGGGGTGCCTGTTCGGCAACGGGGAGCGCACCGGCAACGTCGACCTCGTCGCCCTCGGCATGAACCTGTTCACGCAGGGCATCGACCCGGAGATCGACCTCTCGGACATCGACCAGGTCAAGCGCACGGTCGAGTACTGCAACCAGCTGCCGGTGCCCGAGCGCCAGCCGTGGGCGGGCGACCTCGTCTACACGGCCTTCAGCGGCTCGCACCAGGACGCCATCAAGAAGGGCCTCGAGGCGCTCGAGGCCCGGGCAGAGGCCGAGGGCGTCGGTGTCGACGACGTGGTCTGGGCGGTGCCGTACCTGCCGGTCGACCCGAAGGACATCGGCCGCTCGTACGAGGCCGTCATCCGCGTCAACTCCCAGTCGGGCAAGGGCGGCGTCGCCTACCTGCTGAAGACCGACCACGCGCTCGACCTGCCCCGCAAGCTGCAGATCGAGTTCTCCGGGGTCGTCCAACGGCGCACGGACGCCGAGGGTGGCGAGTTCACCTCGGAGCGGATCTGGGACCTGTTCCACGACGAGTACCTGCCCGCGCACGTCGACGACGACAAGTGGGGCCGCTACGAGATCACGAAGACCGCGACGTCGAGCGACTTCGACGGCACGACGAAGCTCTCGGTCGCGATGCGCGTCGACGAGGGCACCGTCACCGCCGAAGCCGTCGGGACCGGTCCCATCGACGCCTTCCTGACGGTGATGAAGGAGCAGGGCGTCGCCGTCACGCTGTACGACTACTCGGAGCACACGATGAGTGCCTCCGGGGACGCGCAGGCCGCGTCCTACGTCGAGCTCGACGTCGACGGGGTCCGTCTCTGGGGCGTCGGGATCGACGCCGACATCGCGACCGCGTCGCTCAAGGCGATCGTCTCCGCGGTGAACCGTGCCGTCCGCGCGGGCGCGGCCTCCGGCACGCCGGAGCTCGTCTCCGCCTGA
- the recO gene encoding DNA repair protein RecO yields MPLYRDECVVLRTHKLGEADRIVTMLSREHGKIRAVAKGVRRTASKFGSRLEPFMVVDAQFYEGRSLDIVTQAESLGAYGARIVADYGAYTAASAMVETADRLSEADAGLQQYLLLVGALRSLSRGEHQPSATLDSYLLRAMSIAGWAPSFSDCAVTGEPGPHSAFVVQLGGVVADAAAPPGTPRLDPATLAVLGQLLAGDWGSVDATDERTRSRASGVVAAYAQWHLERSLRSLPHVDRTEHPSPLAPHPGGVPAAVAAVPAPPVPTPDDHGPDPAPGPEGTRA; encoded by the coding sequence ATGCCGCTGTACCGGGACGAGTGCGTCGTGCTGCGCACCCACAAGCTCGGTGAAGCCGACCGCATCGTCACGATGCTCAGCCGGGAGCACGGCAAGATCCGCGCCGTCGCGAAGGGCGTCCGGCGCACGGCATCGAAGTTCGGCTCGCGGCTCGAACCGTTCATGGTCGTCGACGCCCAGTTCTACGAGGGCCGGTCGCTCGACATCGTCACGCAGGCCGAGTCCCTGGGCGCGTACGGCGCCCGCATCGTGGCCGACTACGGCGCGTACACGGCAGCGAGCGCGATGGTCGAGACCGCGGACCGGCTGAGCGAGGCGGACGCCGGACTGCAGCAGTACCTGTTGCTCGTCGGGGCCCTGCGGTCGCTGTCGCGCGGGGAGCACCAACCGAGCGCGACCCTCGACTCGTACCTGCTCCGGGCGATGAGCATCGCCGGCTGGGCGCCCTCGTTCAGCGACTGCGCGGTCACCGGGGAGCCCGGGCCGCACTCGGCCTTCGTCGTGCAGCTCGGCGGCGTCGTGGCGGACGCGGCCGCGCCTCCCGGCACGCCCCGCCTGGACCCGGCGACGCTGGCCGTCCTCGGGCAGCTGCTGGCGGGGGACTGGGGCAGTGTCGACGCGACCGACGAGCGCACCAGGTCGCGGGCCTCCGGCGTGGTGGCGGCGTACGCCCAGTGGCACCTGGAACGATCGCTCAGGTCGTTGCCGCACGTCGACCGCACCGAGCACCCCTCGCCGCTGGCGCCGCACCCCGGCGGAGTGCCGGCGGCGGTCGCAGCGGTGCCGGCGCCTCCCGTGCCGACCCCGGACGACCACGGCCCTGATCCCGCCCCCGGCCCCGAAGGAACCCGCGCATGA
- a CDS encoding isoprenyl transferase, whose product MNPRRPAAEPEPFLPVDWTGEQPPTIPKRFVPEHVAIVMDGNGRWANQRGLTRIEGHKAGEASLLDVVAGAIQIGVTHVSAYAFSTENWKRSPEEVRFLMGFNRDVIRRRRDQLHEWGVRVRWAGRTPRLWRSVIDELQTAEQMTADNDVLTLTMCVNYGGRNEIADAVRSIADDVAAGRIKPSQVTEKTLAKRLYVPELPDVDLFLRSSGEQRTSNFLLWQSAYAEMVFLDRLWPDFRRSDLWGAIEEYASRDRRYGGAVDTPTA is encoded by the coding sequence ATGAACCCTCGCCGTCCCGCCGCCGAGCCGGAACCCTTCCTGCCGGTCGACTGGACGGGCGAGCAGCCGCCCACCATCCCGAAGCGCTTCGTCCCGGAGCACGTCGCGATCGTGATGGACGGCAACGGCCGGTGGGCGAACCAGCGCGGGCTGACGCGGATCGAGGGGCACAAGGCCGGCGAGGCCTCGTTGCTCGACGTCGTCGCCGGGGCGATCCAGATCGGCGTGACGCACGTGTCGGCCTACGCGTTCTCGACGGAGAACTGGAAGCGGTCACCCGAAGAGGTCCGCTTCCTCATGGGCTTCAACCGGGACGTCATCCGTCGCCGCCGCGACCAGCTGCACGAGTGGGGCGTCCGCGTCCGGTGGGCCGGTCGGACCCCGCGGTTGTGGCGCAGCGTCATCGACGAGTTGCAGACCGCGGAGCAGATGACCGCGGACAACGACGTCCTCACGCTGACCATGTGCGTCAACTACGGCGGCCGCAACGAGATCGCGGACGCCGTGCGCTCGATCGCGGACGACGTCGCCGCCGGACGCATCAAGCCGAGCCAGGTCACGGAGAAGACCCTGGCGAAGCGGCTGTACGTCCCCGAGCTGCCGGACGTCGACCTGTTCCTCCGGAGTTCCGGCGAGCAGCGGACGAGCAACTTCCTGCTCTGGCAGTCGGCCTACGCCGAGATGGTGTTCCTCGACCGGCTCTGGCCGGACTTCCGCCGCTCCGACCTCTGGGGAGCGATCGAGGAGTACGCCAGCCGCGACCGTCGGTACGGCGGCGCGGTGGACACCCCGACGGCCTAG
- a CDS encoding LysR family transcriptional regulator — MDEIDPQLLRVLRAVADGGSITRAAAALGSSQPAVSQLLTRAEQRLGHALVLRGGRGATLTHAGQVLADHALHVQAALTAAREDLDAVGGLTRGRVRLAGFPSASSALVPAVLARMAATAPGVHTSYVEVEPPEALDLVRSGAVDVALTFTYVGDEVGTVPDPGLVTRALGRDPLALVTPADASRPGGPGPVRAGGSTVVDLASHRDARWIGGCPRCRGHLLASCATAGFTPDIVLETDNAAAVVGLVAAGLGVALLPRLALATAVVPAGVAVDPVDDDLARRVEVVVARGADRVPSVRAALDAVRSAAHLLA, encoded by the coding sequence ATGGACGAGATCGACCCGCAGCTGCTCCGGGTGCTCCGCGCCGTGGCCGACGGTGGCTCGATCACCCGCGCCGCCGCCGCACTCGGGTCGAGCCAGCCCGCCGTGAGCCAGCTGCTGACCCGGGCCGAGCAGCGCCTCGGGCACGCACTCGTCCTCCGCGGTGGACGTGGTGCGACACTCACGCACGCCGGCCAGGTGCTCGCCGACCACGCCCTGCACGTGCAGGCGGCGCTGACGGCCGCACGGGAGGACCTCGACGCGGTCGGCGGACTCACCCGCGGCCGCGTCCGGCTCGCCGGGTTCCCGAGCGCTTCGTCGGCCCTCGTCCCCGCGGTGCTCGCCCGGATGGCGGCGACGGCCCCGGGTGTGCACACCTCGTACGTCGAGGTCGAACCACCCGAGGCGCTCGACCTGGTGCGCAGTGGCGCGGTCGACGTCGCCCTCACCTTCACCTACGTCGGCGACGAGGTCGGAACCGTCCCGGACCCCGGCCTCGTCACCCGCGCGCTCGGCCGCGACCCGCTGGCGCTGGTGACGCCGGCCGATGCGAGCCGACCGGGAGGCCCGGGCCCCGTCCGCGCCGGTGGCTCCACCGTCGTGGACCTCGCGTCCCACCGCGACGCCCGCTGGATCGGCGGTTGCCCGCGCTGCCGTGGTCACCTGCTCGCCTCGTGCGCGACGGCGGGGTTCACGCCGGACATCGTTCTCGAGACCGACAACGCGGCCGCGGTCGTGGGGCTCGTGGCTGCCGGACTCGGGGTCGCACTGCTCCCCCGGCTGGCGCTCGCCACCGCGGTCGTCCCCGCCGGTGTCGCCGTCGACCCCGTGGACGACGACCTTGCCCGCCGTGTCGAGGTCGTCGTCGCCCGCGGGGCCGACCGGGTGCCGAGCGTCCGGGCGGCGCTCGACGCCGTGCGCTCCGCGGCGCACCTCCTCGCCTGA
- a CDS encoding aminotransferase class V-fold PLP-dependent enzyme, with the protein MDSFPDGRGYLAACTAGLPTLGTLAAQRADLDAWSRAETSPARYGALVEEGRALFADLVGVPAARVATGSQTSVMAAVVADALPDGAEVVVPDGDFSSVVFPFLVQSHRGVRVRSVPLDRLADSVGPDTALVAWSAVQSATGVVTDPEPVVAAARRVGALTLCDLTQAAGVLPVSAAPFDVTLTHAYKWLCAPRGVAFMTLSDTALGRLRPVQAGWYAGEDVWSSCYGPTMRLADDARRFDVSPAWQAWPGAVAALRHAVSLDPGAAWRHATGLADRLCDALGSPRQGRTDAAAAAVGTGVAAGSGADGQAIVTFPDADGTRLRGLTAAGLTASGRAGRLRIAFHHWNDEDDVTAVAAALAGLEPATS; encoded by the coding sequence ATGGACTCGTTCCCCGACGGCCGCGGCTACCTCGCGGCGTGCACTGCAGGCCTCCCGACGCTCGGCACCCTCGCCGCGCAGCGCGCCGACCTCGACGCGTGGTCGCGCGCCGAGACGTCCCCCGCCCGCTACGGCGCCCTCGTCGAGGAGGGGCGCGCCCTGTTCGCCGACCTCGTCGGCGTCCCGGCGGCGCGGGTCGCGACCGGCTCCCAGACGTCGGTGATGGCCGCCGTCGTGGCCGACGCCCTGCCCGACGGGGCCGAGGTGGTCGTCCCCGACGGCGACTTCAGCTCCGTCGTGTTCCCCTTCCTCGTCCAGTCCCATCGCGGCGTCCGCGTCCGCAGTGTCCCCCTCGACCGCCTCGCCGACTCCGTCGGACCCGACACCGCACTCGTCGCCTGGTCCGCCGTGCAGTCCGCCACCGGGGTCGTCACCGATCCCGAGCCGGTCGTCGCGGCCGCCCGACGCGTCGGTGCGCTCACCCTGTGCGACCTCACCCAGGCCGCCGGCGTGCTGCCCGTGTCGGCGGCGCCGTTCGACGTGACGCTCACGCACGCGTACAAGTGGCTCTGCGCCCCGCGCGGCGTCGCCTTCATGACACTGTCCGACACCGCGCTCGGCCGGCTCCGCCCCGTCCAGGCCGGGTGGTACGCGGGCGAGGACGTGTGGTCCTCCTGCTACGGCCCGACGATGCGCCTGGCCGACGACGCCCGCCGCTTCGACGTCTCCCCGGCCTGGCAGGCGTGGCCGGGCGCCGTGGCGGCGCTCCGGCACGCGGTCTCGCTCGACCCGGGTGCGGCCTGGAGGCACGCCACCGGTCTCGCGGACCGGCTCTGCGACGCGCTCGGGTCACCGCGGCAAGGTCGCACTGACGCTGCCGCTGCCGCGGTCGGCACCGGCGTCGCGGCCGGCAGCGGTGCGGACGGGCAGGCGATCGTCACGTTCCCGGATGCCGACGGGACCCGGCTGCGCGGCCTCACCGCCGCAGGGCTCACGGCCTCGGGACGGGCCGGACGGCTCCGCATCGCGTTCCACCACTGGAACGACGAGGACGACGTGACCGCCGTGGCGGCGGCGTTGGCGGGGCTGGAGCCGGCCACGTCGTGA
- a CDS encoding glycine--tRNA ligase has protein sequence MAQPSRLDSVIALAKRRGFVFQSGEIYGGSRSAWDYGPLGVELKENIKRQWWQRFVRGRGDMVGLDSAVILPRKVWEASGHVATFTDPLVECLHCHHRFREDHLLEAFEAKKGRAPEGGMAEIACPNCGTRGEWTEPREFSGMLKTYLGPVESEEGLNFLRPETAQGIFVDFAQVVTTSRMKPPFGIGQVGKAFRNEITPGNFIFRTREFEQMEIEYFVPPASAQEHYEQWIADAVAFYTDLGIDPENLRRFDVPDGERAHYSDATADIEYRFGFAGTEWGELMGVANRTDFDLKNHIEASGQDLRYFDQAANEKYVPYVIEPSFGLTRALMAFLLDSYSEDEAPNAKGGVDKRTVLRLDPRLAPVKAAVLPLSRNEQLSPVARGLADDLRKNWNVDFDDAGAIGRRYRRHDEIGTPFCITVDFDTLEDKAVTVRERDTMGQERVSLDRLQGYLAERLLGA, from the coding sequence GTGGCACAGCCCTCCCGTCTCGACAGCGTCATCGCCCTGGCCAAGCGCCGTGGGTTCGTCTTCCAGTCGGGGGAGATCTACGGTGGCTCTCGTTCCGCGTGGGACTACGGGCCCCTCGGCGTGGAGCTCAAGGAGAACATCAAGCGCCAGTGGTGGCAGCGGTTCGTCCGCGGCCGTGGCGACATGGTCGGCCTCGACTCCGCCGTCATCCTGCCCCGTAAGGTGTGGGAGGCCTCCGGCCACGTCGCGACCTTCACCGACCCGCTGGTGGAGTGCCTGCACTGCCACCACCGGTTCCGCGAGGACCACCTGCTCGAGGCGTTCGAGGCGAAGAAGGGCCGCGCCCCCGAGGGCGGCATGGCCGAGATCGCCTGCCCGAACTGCGGCACCCGCGGCGAGTGGACCGAGCCCCGCGAGTTCAGCGGCATGCTCAAGACCTACCTCGGCCCGGTGGAGTCGGAAGAGGGCCTGAACTTCCTCCGCCCCGAGACCGCGCAGGGCATCTTCGTCGACTTCGCGCAGGTCGTGACGACCAGCCGCATGAAGCCCCCGTTCGGCATCGGCCAGGTCGGCAAGGCGTTCCGCAACGAGATCACACCGGGCAACTTCATCTTCCGCACCCGTGAGTTCGAGCAGATGGAGATCGAGTACTTCGTGCCGCCGGCCTCGGCCCAGGAGCACTACGAGCAGTGGATCGCCGACGCCGTCGCGTTCTACACCGACCTCGGCATCGACCCGGAGAACCTGCGCCGCTTCGACGTGCCGGACGGAGAGCGCGCGCACTACTCCGACGCGACCGCCGACATCGAGTACCGCTTCGGCTTCGCCGGCACCGAGTGGGGCGAGCTCATGGGCGTCGCGAACCGCACCGACTTCGACCTGAAAAACCACATCGAGGCGTCGGGGCAGGACCTCCGGTACTTCGACCAGGCCGCCAACGAGAAGTACGTGCCGTACGTCATCGAGCCGTCGTTCGGTTTGACCCGTGCGCTCATGGCGTTCCTGCTCGACTCGTACTCCGAGGACGAGGCTCCGAACGCGAAGGGCGGCGTCGACAAGCGCACGGTCCTGCGTCTCGACCCGCGCCTGGCGCCCGTCAAGGCCGCGGTCCTGCCGCTGTCCCGGAACGAGCAGCTCTCGCCGGTCGCCCGCGGCCTGGCCGACGACCTGCGCAAGAACTGGAACGTCGACTTCGACGACGCCGGGGCGATCGGTCGCCGCTACCGTCGCCACGACGAGATCGGCACGCCGTTCTGCATCACGGTGGACTTCGACACGCTCGAGGACAAGGCCGTGACCGTGCGCGAGCGCGACACCATGGGCCAGGAGCGTGTCTCGCTCGACCGCCTGCAGGGGT